From Camarhynchus parvulus chromosome 22, STF_HiC, whole genome shotgun sequence, a single genomic window includes:
- the ANK1 gene encoding ankyrin-1 isoform X3: MTCMHCLRADAATSFLRAARSGNLDKALDHLRNGVDINTCNQNGLNALHLASKEGHVKMVVELLHKEIVLETTTKKGNTALHIAALAGQQDVVRELVNYGANVNAQSQKGFTPLYMAAQENHLEVVKFLLENGANQNVATEDGFTPLAVALQQGHENVVAHLINYGTKGKVRLPALHIAARNDDTRTAAVLLQNDPNADVLSKTGFTPLHIAAHYENLSVAQLLLNRGASVNFTPQNGITPLHIASRRGNIIMVRLLLDRGAQIETRTKDELTPLHCAARNGHVRIAEILLDHGAPIQAKTKNGLSPIHMAAQGDHLDCVRLLLQYSADIDDITLDHLTPLHVAAHCGHHRVAKLLLEKGAKPNSRALNGFTPLHIACKKNHIRVMELLLKTGASIDAVTESGLTPLHVAAFMGHLPIVKTLLQRGASPNVSNVKVETPLHMAARAGHTDVAKYLLQNKAKANAKAKDDQTPLHCAARIGHTGMVKLLLENNANPNLATTAGHTPLHITAREGHMDTALALLEKGASQTCMTKKGFTPLHVAAKYGKVDVAELLLAHNAQPNAAGKNGLTPLHVAVHHNNLEIVRLLLPKGSSPHNSAWNGYTPLHIAAKQNQMEVASSLLQYGASANAESMQGVTPLHLAAQEGHADMVALLFSKQANGNLGNKSGLTPLHLVAQEGHVLVADVLVKHGVTVDAVTRMGYTPLHVASHYGNIKLVKFLLQHQADVNAKTKLGYTPLHQAAQQGHTDVVTLLLKHGASPNEISTNGTTPLAIAKRLGYISVTDVLKIVTEETDIPSIGDKHRMSFPETVDEILDVSEDEGTAHVTVMEEELVAPKPKTPDLREQEGKRELLEFMATTTLEQTVESPAVLQVPCVPPETVVTRAEETEQVGPVETEAEQVSLLHAPSVSPQEPSKEFDEDSLIPSSPATETSDNISPVASPVHTGFLVSFMVDARGGSMRGSRHHGLRVVIPPRACAAPTRITCRLVKPQKLPAPPPLAEEEGLGSRIIALGPAGAQFLSPVIVEIPHFASYGRGDRELVVLRSENGSVWKEHRNRYEESYMDQLLNGMDEELESQEELDKKRVCRIITTDFPLYFVVMSRICQDCDMIGPEGGCLKSTLVPMVQATFPDAAVTKRVRLALQAQPVPDELVTKLLGNQATFSPIVTVEPRRRKFHRPIGLRIPLPPSWKDNPRDSGEGDTTSLRLLCSVIGGTAQAQWEDITGTTKLVYENECANFTTNVSARFWLADCPRTAEAVHFATMLYKELTAVPYMAKFVVFAKMNDAREGRLRCYCMTDDKVDKTLEQHENFTEVARSRDIEVVEGMPLHVELSGNLVPVKKAAQPRSFLFQSFRENRLVIPIKVRDSSREASGSLSFLRKAMKYEDLQHVLCHLNISIPPCSKGSGSDERRRTLTPLSLRERYSILSETSFGSLSSTDKADQKMVDIAEQLGLSWAELARELQFGVDDINRIRVENPNSLLEQSIALLNLWASREGKNVKIENLYTALRNIDRSEIVNMLEGSGRQSRSLKGSWRYSDRDYSLSPSQMNGYASLQDELLSPASLHYTLPSPLRADQYWNEVAIMDAIPMAATEQDALMEMSDMQVWSSGLTPSLVTAEDSSLECSKAEDSDATSEGRFPGQLLADAHGPDHMGSMDLVEDDTVDSDAMNGLIDLLEQEEGQRPEGKMPSGDHHPGTGEQDPESEVSFVSVQEKVQTRIMTSPTFSHDVEKSADRT; the protein is encoded by the exons AATGGGCTGAACGCCCTGCACCTGGCCTCCAAGGAGGGCCACGTCAAAATggtggtggagctgctgcacaagGAGATCGTCCTGGAGACAACGACCAAG AAGggaaacacagccctgcacatTGCTGCCTTGGCTGGACAGCAGGACGTGGTCCGGGAGCTGGTGAACTATGGGGCCAACGTCAATGCCCAGTCCCAG AAAGGCTTCACACCTCTCTACATGGCAGCGCAGGAGAACCACCTGGAAGTTGTGAAGTTCTTGCTGGAAAATGGAGCCAACCAGAATGTAGCCACAGAG GATGGCTTCACTCCACTGGCCGTGGCTCTCCAACAAGGACATGAGAACGTGGTTGCCCACCTTATCAACTACGGGACGAAGGGCAAGGTGCGCCTGCCCGCCCTGCACATCGCAGCCCGCAACGACGACACCCGCAcggctgctgtgctgctgcagaacgACCCCAACGCTGATGTCCTCTCCAAG ACTGGATTCACCCCTTTGCACATTGCAGCCCACTATGAGAATCTCAGCgtggcccagctgctgctgaaccGTGGAGCCAGTGTCAACTTCACACCCCAG AATGGGATCACTCCCCTGCACATCGCTTCCCGCCGGGGCAACATCATCATGGTGCGGCTGCTGCTGGACCGTGGGGCCCAGATCGAGACAAGGACCAAG GATGAGCTGACCCCTCTCCACTGTGCAGCACGCAACGGACACGTGAGAATTGCAGAGATCCTCCTGGACCACGGGGCTCCCATTCAAGCCAAAACCAAG AATGGCCTGTCGCCCATCCACATGGCAGCCCAGGGTGACCACCTGGACTGCGTGCGCCTGCTGCTGCAGTACAGCGCCGACATCGACGACATCACCCTGGATCACCTCACGCCGCTGCACGTGGCCGCTCACTGTGGGCACCACCGCGTggccaagctgctgctggagaagggggCCAAGCCCAACTCCCGAGCCCTG aatGGCTTCACGCCCCTCCATATTGCCTGCAAGAAAAACCACATCCGagtgatggagctgctgctgaagacGGGTGCCTCCATTGATGCCGTCACAGAG TCTGGCCTGACCCCCCTGCATGTGGCTGCCTTCATGGGTCACCTGCCCATCGTCAAGACTCTGCTGCAGCGTGGAGCCTCTCCTAATGTGTCCAACGTG AAAGTGGAGACTCCTCTACACatggcagccagagctgggcacacagaTGTGGCAAAGTACCTGCTGCAGAACAAAGCCAAAGCCAATGCCAAGGCCAAG GATGACCAGACTcctctgcactgtgctgcaCGCATCGGCCACACTGGCATGGTCAAACTCCTCCTGGAGAACAACGCCAACCCCAACCTGGCCACCACAGCAGGGCACACGCCCCTGCACATCACTGCCAGAGAGGGGCACatggacacagccctggccctgctggagaAGGGAGCCTCCCAGACCTGCATGACCAAG AAAGGATTTACCCCTCTCCACGTTGCAGCCAAGTATGGAAAGGTGGATGTGGCTGAGTTGCTGCTGGCGCACAACGCTCAGCCCAATGCAGCAGGGAAG AATGGCCTGACTCCACTGCATGTGGCTGTGCACCACAACAACCTGGAGATTGTCAGGCTGCTACTTCCCAAGGGCAGCTCCCCACACAACTCAGCCTGG AATGGGTACACGCCCCTGCACATCGCTGCCAAGCAGAACCAGATGGAAGTGgccagcagcctgctgcagtATGGGGCCTCTGCAAACGCTGAGTCCATGCAGGGAGTCACTCCCTTGCAcctggctgcccaggagggCCACGCCGACATGGTGgctctgcttttctccaaaCAAGCCAACGGCAACCTAGGCAACAAG AGTGGCCTGACTCCTCTCCATCTCGTGGCCCAAGAGGGGCATGTGCTGGTTGCTGATGTCCTGGTGAAACATGGAGTCACAGTGGATGCAGTGACCAGG ATGGGCTACACCCCACTGCACGTGGCCAGCCATTATGGGAACATCAAGCTGGTGAAGTTTTTGCTGCAGCACCAAGCAGATGTCAATGCCAAGACTAAG CTGGGCTACACCCCCCTGCACCAGGCAGCGCAGCAGGGCCACACGGACGTGGTGACGCTGCTGCTGAAGCACGGCGCGTCCCCCAACGAGATCAGCACA AATGGCACCACTCCCTTGGCCATCGCGAAGCGCCTCGGCTACATCTCTGTCACCGACGTGCTCAAGATTGTCACGGAGGAAACCGACATCCCG tCCATTGGCGACAAGCACCGCATGAGCTTCCCAGAGACTGTAGACGAGATTCTGGATGTGTCAGAGGATGAAG GCACTGCTCATGTCACAGTAATGG AGGAAGAGCTGGTTGCACCAAAGCCCAAGACACCTGATCTCAGAGAGCAGGAAGGCAAAAGAGAGCTACTGGAGTTCATGGCCACAACGACACTGGAGCAAAC GGTGGAGTCTCCAGCTGTCCTGCAGgtcccctgtgtcccacctgaAACTGTGGTGACCAGAGCTGAGGAGACTGAGCAGGTAGGACCTGTGGAGACAGAAGCTGAGCAAGTCAGCCTGCTGCATGCACCCTCGGTGTCCCCACAGGAG CCCTCCAAAGAGTTCGATGAGGACTCTCTgatccccagcagcccagccacGGAGACCTCAGATAACATCAGCCCTGTGGCCAGCCCCGTGCACACAGG GTTCCTGGTGAGCTTCATGGTGGATGCTCGTGGTGGCTCCATGCGGGGCAGCCGGCACCATGGGCTGCGCGTGGTCATCCCGCCCCGCGCCTGCGCTGCGCCCACCCGCATCACCTGCCGCCTGGTGAAGCCCCAAAAGCTGCCTGCACCCCCTCCCCTGGCTGAGGAGGAGGGTCTGGGCAGTCGGATCATTGCTCTGGGGCCTGCTGGTGCCCAGTTCCTCAG ccctgtcATCGTGGAGATCCCACACTTTGCCTCCTATGGGCGTGGGGACCGTGAGCTGGTGGTGCTGCGCAGCGAGAACGGCTCCGTGTGGAAGGAGCACCGCAACCGCTACGAGGAGAGCTACATGGACCAGCTGCTCAATGGCATGGACGAGG agctggagagccaggaggagctggacaAGAAGAGGGTCTGCCGCATCATCACCACCGACTTCCCTCTCTACTTTGTGGTCATGTCCCGGATTTGCCAGGACTGCGACATGATTGGCCCTGAGGGAGGGTGTTTGAAAAGCACGCTGGTGCCCATGGTGCAGGCCACCTTCCCAGACGCCGCTGTCACCAAGAGAGTGAGGCTGGCCCTGCAG gcacagcctgtgcccgATGAGTTGGTGACCAAGCTGCTGGGGAACCAAGCGACCTTCAGCCCCATTGTCACTGTGGAGCCACGGCGGAGGAAGTTCCACCGCCCCATCGGCCTCCGGATCCCGCTGCCGCCATCCTGGAAGGACAATCCCCGAGACAGCGGCGAGGGCGACACCACCAGCCTCCGTCTGCTCTGCAGTGTGATCG gagggacagccCAAGCCCAGTGGGAAGACATAACAGGCACCACAAAGCTAGTCTACGAAAATGAGTGTGCTAATTTTACCACCAATGTGTCTGCCAG GTTCTGGCTGGCCGACTGCCCACGCACAGCTGAGGCCGTGCACTTTGCCACCATGCTGTACAAGGAGCTGACAGCCGTGCCCTACATGGCCAAATTCGTGGTGTTTGCCAAGATGAATGACGCGCGGGAGGGCCGGCTGCGCTGCTACTGCATGACTGATGACAAGGTTGACAAGACTTTGGAGCAGCATGAGAACTTCACTGAGGTGGCCCGCAGCAGGGACATTGAG GTGGTGGAGGGAATGCCTTTGCACGTGGAACTCTCAGGGAACCTGGTGCCTGTCAAGAAGGCTGCTCAGCCCCGTAGCTTCCTCTTCCAGTCCTTCCGGGAGAACCGTCTCGTCATTCCCATCAAG gtcagggacagcagcagggaagccAGCGGTTCCCTGTCCTTCTTGCGCAAGGCCATGAAATACGAGGACCTCCAGCACGTGCTCTGCCACCTGAACATCAgcatcccaccctgcagcaaG ggaagtGGCAGTGATGAGCGAAGGAGGACACTGACCCCATTGTCCCTGCGGGAGCGATACAGCATCCTAAGTGAGACCAGTTTTG gctctctgagcagcacagacaaGGCAGACCAGAAGATGGTTGACatagcagagcagctgggcctCAGCTGGGCAG agctggcacGTGAGCTGCAGTTTGGGGTGGATGACATCAACAGGATACGTGTGGAGAACCCCAActccctcctggagcagagcattGCCTTACTCAACCTCTGGGCCAGCCGTGAGGGCAAGAATGTCAAGA TTGAGAACCTGTACACGGCGCTGAGGAACATCGACCGCAGCGAGATCGTCAACATGCTGGAGGGCTCGGGCCGGCAGAGCCGCAGCCTCAAGGGGAGCTGGCGCTACTCAGACAGAGACTACTCCCTCTCACCATCCCAGATGAATG GTTACGCTTCACTGCAGGAcgagctgctgtcccctgcctcCCTGCATTACACACTGCCATCCCCGCTGCGTGCCGACCAGTACTGGAATGAGGTGGCCATCATGGATGCTATCCCCATGGCTGCCACTGAGCAGGATGCCCTGATGGAGATGTCCGACATGCAGGTGTGGTCCTCGGGGCTCACCCCCTCGCTGGTGACTGCTGAGGACTCCTCTCTGGAGTGCAGCAAGGCTGAGGACTCGGATGCCACGAGCGAAGGCcgcttcccagggcagctcctaGCAGATGCTCATGGCCCAGACCACATGGGCTCTATGGACCTGGTTGAGGATGACACAGTGGACTCAGATGCCATGAATGGCCTGATTGACCTTCtagagcaggaggaggggcagAGGCCAGAGGGGAAGATGCCATCTGGTGATCATCACCCAGGGACTGGGGAGCAGGACCCGGAGAGTGAAGTCTCTTTTGTTTCAGTTCAGGAGAAGGTGCAAACCAGGATCATGACATCACCTACCTTTAGCCATGATGTGGAGAAGAGTGCAGACAG GACCTGA